The DNA region ACTGGATGCTGCCACCTGTTCCCGCGCAAATCGTTCGACATCGTAGGCGGGTTCGACCTGCGCTACTCCCCCAGCCAGCTTGACGACTTCGACCTGGACCTGCGCCTGGCCGAGCAGGATACGCCGCCCGTGTACCAGGGCCACCTGGGGGTAGGCCATCTCAAGCGCACCGGCGTGCTCTCGGAGACCGATTCCAAGTCCGCCTCCAACAGCCGCGGCAACGAGAAGAAGCTGCACGGCAAGTACGCCGGCGAGCGCTGGCAGAATATCCGGCGCACAATGATCTCTATCCTGCGCGCAGATCTTGAGGAAAAGTCCGAACGGTTGGCCGACCTGCTGAAATCCTAGCGTCTGCCCTGTTACAGGACCTCCGACACTTGCGTGAGGTTGTCCTGCCCGCCGATGGCAAGCAGCGTGTCGCCCGCTTCGATGACGTACTTCGGGGTGGGATTGAAGTGCATTTTACCATCGCTCTTTTGGATGGCCACGATGATGATATTGTAGTCCTGGCGGATTCGCGACTCGATGAGATCCTTGCCCACCAGCGTGGAGTCCTTGCTGATGTGCAGCTCCTCCATCTGCAGGTCGATCCCCCCGCGCACGGCGATTTCCAGAAACGAAGTAACCGTGGGCCGCAGGGCGCTCTGGGCCATGCGCACGCCGCCGATGGTGTGCGGCAGAACCACGCGGTTGGCCCCTGCGCGCTCCAGCCGGTTGATGTGCTTCTCGTTGTCGGCTCGGGAGATGATGGTGATGGTGGGGTTGAGCTGCCGCGCCGTGAGCACCACGTAGACGTTGGACGCTTCCTGGGTCAGAGCGGTGATGAGGCAGGAGGCGCGCTCCAGCCCGGCGGAGAGCAGCACTTCGTCGGAGGTGGCGTCCCCGGCAACGTGCAGGATGTCCTGCTGCTCCAGCTTGATCAGCGTTTCCGGATCGTTCTCGATAACGACCAGAGGATGCCCATCGCGGGTTATCTCGCGGGACACAATGGCGCCGATGCGGCCGTAGCCGCACACGATGTAATGGCCCGACAGCTTGCCGATGGTCTTGTGCACGCGTCTTCTCCCGAGAATTTCGTTGATCTTTCCCTCCACCAGGAGCTGCGCCACGGAGCCGGCCATGAATGCGAAGCTGCCGACACCGGTGAGGATGAGCGCGGAGGTGAATATCCGCCCAGGCACGGACAGAGGCTGCACCTCCTGGAAGCCCACGGTGGAGAGTGTGATGACGGTCATGTAGAAGCTGTCCCAGAAGGCCCAGCCCTCCACGACCATATAGAAGATGATGGCGAGGATGAAGATGGTGCAGAGCACCATCGATCCGATGATGACCGGCCAGAAGATGCCGAAACGCCCGCGCAACCTGGAGTAGCGCAACGAGGAGTGGCCCAGCTTCATCAATCCTCCTGGGGGGCGAGGAAGGTTTCGCGTATGGCGCGGATGCGGTCGCGCAGCTCGGCTGCGCGCTCGAACTCCAGATCCTTGGCCGCCTCGCGCATGGCGCGCTCCAGCTTCTTGATCTCGCGGCTCGCCGCGGCCGGGTTCATGGAGTAGTCCGCGCCTTCCTCGGCGAGAACGACCTCCCGGCGGCGATCCCGTTTCGTCTTGTCCTTGGAACCGGCGTAGATGCTCTCCAGAATGTTGGAGAGCTCTTTCTTCACCGTCTCCGGGGTAATGCCGTGCTCCTCGTTGTAGGCAAGCTGCTTCTCACGGCGTCGCTCCGTCTCCTCTATGGCGTTCCGCATGGAGGGTGTCATGGCGTCCGCATAGAGGATGACCCGGCCGCCCACGTTGCGCGCAGCGCGGCCGAACGTCTGGATGAGCGATCGCGTGGACCGCAGAAAGCCCTCCTTGTCCGCATCGAGGATGGCTACCAGGGAAACCTCTGGTATGTCGAGCCCTTCCCGCAGCAGGTTGATGCCCACCAGGGCGGTGAACTCGCCGGCGCGCAAGGCCTGGATGATGGCCACGCGCTCCAGGGTGTCGATGTCGGAGTGCAGGTAGCGCGCCGGTACGCCGAGGTTGTTGCAGTACTCGGTCAGGTCCTCGGCCATGCGCTTGGTCAGGGTGGTCACGAGCACGCGCTCGTCACTTTCGGCGCGGGCCTTGATCTCGGCCATGAGGTCGTCCACCTGGCCCTTGGTGGGCCGCACCTCCACCATGGGATCCAGCAGCCCGGTGGGCCGGATAATCTGCTCGACAACGATGCCCTGGGAGCGCTCGATCTCCCAGTTGGCAGGCGTGGCCGAGACATAGATGGTCTGGTTGATGCGCTCCAGGAACTCATCAAAGTGGAGGGGCCGGTTGTCCAGGGCAGACGGCAGGCGGAAGCCGTACTCCACCAGGGTGGACTTGCGGGAGATATCGCCCTTGTACATGGCCCCCACCTGGGAGACGGCGATGTGCGACTCGTCGATGAACAGGAGGAAGTCGTCCGGAAAGTAGTCCAGCAGACACGAGGGCGGCTCGCCCTGCGTGCGGCCGTCCAGATGGCGCGAGTAGTTCTCGATGCCGTTGCAGTAGCCCATCTCCTCAATCATTTCGAGATCGAGCATGGTACGCTGCTCCAGCCGCTGGGCCTCCACCAGTTTGTTCTCTTCCTGGAAGGCGCGCAGGCGCTCCCCCAGCTCCTCGCGGATGTCTTCCATGGCGCGGGTGAGGTTGTCGCGGTCCGATACGTAGTGGCTGGCCGGATAGATAACGGTCTTGGAGACGGACTCGCCCACCTCGCCGGTCAGGGGATCCACCTCGTACATGGCCTCGATCTCGTCGCCGAAGAACTCCAGCCGCAGGGCGCGCTCGTGGTGGTAGGCCGGAATAACCTCCAGCACGTCGCCGCGCACGCGGAAAGTGCCGCGGTGGAAGTCCAGGTCGTTGCGGGTGTACTGCACCTCCACCAGCCGGTTCATCAGCGCCTTCATGGAAAGGGTCTGGCCCACCTCCACCGGGATGACCATCTTGGAGTAGTATTCCGGCGAGCCCAGGCCATAGATGCAGGAGACCGAGGCCACGATGACCACGTCGCGCCGGGTGAGCAGCGCGTGCGTGGCGGCGTGGCGCAGCTTGTCTATCTCATCGTTGATGGACGAGTCTTTCTCGATATAGGTGTCCGACTGGGGAACGTACGCTTCCGGCTGGTAATAGTCGTAGTAGCTGACGAAGTACTCCACCGCGTTCTTGGGGAACAGGGCCCGGAACTCGTTGTAGAGCTGCGCGGCCAAGGTCTTGTTGGGAGCAAGAATCAGCGCGGGCCGGTTCAGGCGTTCGATGACGCTGGCCATGGTGAAGGTCTTGCCCGTGCCCGTGGCGCCCAGGAGCACCTGGTCGCGTACGCCCTGCTCCAGGTTTTCCGCTAGCGCCTCAATGGCCGTGGGCTGGTCTCCCTTGGGAGTGAATTCGCTGACGAGTTTGAAACGATCGCTCATTGATGATACTTTACTTGATTTAGGAAACAGTTAGGGTCTTCACTCCGGCAAGGATATATCATAGAGAAAAGCCTGCTGCGCAGCACCTGCGCCGGAAGCTCCCGGAGACCATACCAACTATCCGGAAACGGTCCGCCCCGTCCAGCTTCCACCGGGTCGACGCATGTTCCGGCCCGCCCAGGCCCAACGCCGCGCGGAAGGAATTCACAAGGAGATATTATGGAAATCAATCTGCACTCGCCCGAGACAGAGCCCCCTGTGGAGCGCGCTCACTTTATTACCATAACCATCAACAGCTTCAAAGGCCGCCGGGACGTGGAGGTGCATCTCTTCCGCCCGGACTACGACGAAGCCGAAATGGCCTCTTACGATTGGAACAAGCTTCTGGGCGATCCCATTCACCCGCAAGTGCCGGCCGATCCCGAGTTCTCCAAGCGCGTGCTCATGGAGGCGTTCACCGCGGACGAGCGCGATCAGGTCATCGACTACATCAAGGAGCATTACGCGGACAGAGTCTCCGTGCTGAACTCCGGACCGGTGGATCTGCCCGTGCCCCTGGGCCTGCCGCCCCTTTCCGAGCTACCCGAGGGCAAGACCATCGGCTTCATCCGTTTCGACCAGATTCCCCACTACTCCCTGCCCTTCAAGCTCAGAGGCATGTACGACCTTGCCCAGCACGAACCGCTGGTGACTGGCGACGAAGGCTAACCATACATACGGTCCGCATTTGATAACACACGCCGCCGTGCCCGTCACGGCGGCGCTATCTTACCCTGCGTATTTCGATGTCGAAGAAGAATTTTCCCATGGCGAACAACGTCGCACTTCAAGATTTTCCCGAACCACCTTCTGTCGGTCGCCACCCCCAACGCATATACTATCTGGATGTGCTGCGAGTCCTCTCCATTTTCGGGGTCATCGCAATGCATGCCGTTGATATATCCCGCACCGATTTATCGGACATGCGCACGTGGTGGATTGGCCATGCACTGATCACATTCTCATACTTTGGCGTACCTGTACTCGTGATGATCTCTGGAGCCATATTGCTCTCTCCAGAAAAACGACTTGACGTCATTCCCTTCTACAAAAAGCGCCTTCCCAAAATAGTCATACCGCTTATTGCATGGTCATTCATATACTATATACGTGACGTACTAGACGGAGTGACGTTCTGGCTGCCTACCTTCTTCAAACGCCTGCTGACTGGAAGTTGGGCCGGGCACCTGTGGTTTCTGTATATGATGATCTGCATATATTTCATGACGCCATTCATTCGAAAGATGTTTGTAGGAGATGGAAAGAATGAGGACATGCGACTGGCTAAGACATTTCTCATTCTCTATTTCTTGTACAATGCTTTTCTTTTCTTTGTTGAAATGGCTTACCAATCCCATCCATCCTATTACATGCGGGAAGCATTATTCTCTTTCTACATGTTTTATTTTGTTCTTGGATATTATATACGCCGCTCAGACATCCCAAAGTCCATTGGGCTCATGCTTTCCCCGCCCTTGTTTTTTATCGGCGGCATTCTCACATTCTGGAGCTACTACCAGTACAGTATTGTGCTAAGAAGCCGCTGGCCTGCGTTTTTTGATTTCGGAACGCCATTCGTCATGTTGATGGCTTTCGCAATCTTTTTATTCTTCAAGTCGCTCACGTACCGTGACAGCCGCTTCATGCGCGCGGTTATCTACGTCTCCAAGATGTCGTACGGCATCTACCTGTGCCACATGCTTGTCTTGGACGTATTCAGCGGGCAGCTCTTGCCTATTTTCGACGGCACGCTGCTACCACCATTCTCGATAAGAAGCTTTGAGCCGCTTCTCAGTGGACCGTTGCTTATCGTCGTGACGTTCGCAATCTCACTGCTGATTACCATGGGCTTACATAGAGTTCGCTGGCTTCGCTGGCTCGTCCCCTGATAGAGCCTCCTGAAACGGCGCAGCCTGATTCCGCATTGCGCGAATCGCCGTGTCTCGAATCGAGTTCCAAAGAAAGCCGGCAAGCTAGAGCCGGGACCAGAGCCGCAGCAGGCCCACGCTGGCCCAGGCAAAGAACGCGCCCGCCACGACAAAGACCACGCCGTACCAAGTGGGATAGAGCATGATCATGCCGGCGGCCACGAAGTTGTGCACGGCGTAGAAGCCGAAGAGCCCGCCCAAAGTAAGCAGCAATGCTCCGGCGCGGGCCGTCCCCTGCCGAAGCAACCGCAACCAGTATATCTCCGCGCCAAGGGAAACTGCCAACGCGCCGGCGGCGTACGGCCGCACGACAGGCTGGTAGTAGTCCAGAACAGGAGCGAGAAGCGCCAGCGTCGCCACGATGTCGCCCCAGAGCACTGCGCGCAGAAAGCCCTGGCCGAACGGCATGGGGACAGGTGCGCCGGACCGGCTCAGGCGGAGTCGCCAACGTTTTCTGCCGCCGGGGTGCGCAGCGTTGCGTGATGAATCCGGGTTGGAGGAGGAGGCGGACGCCCCGCGATGCCCGGCGGCGGATGACCGCCGCTTCTGCTCTTCCGGACGACTCGCTCCAGGCTGATGATCCGATGGCTCCGTGGCCTCGCGGTCGGCGGCGCCCTCCGGCGGAGCATCCTGGTCTGGAAGGCGTGACATGATCGGGACGGGGTTTCGTTTGGATACGGCTCAGGAGCGCGGCGGGTTTTCGGGATCGAGCAGCCAGTGGCTCCAGGAGCCCCGGAGGGTTTCCTCACGCACGGCGGTGCTCAACCTCCGGTTGAACTCGGCACGGGGGATCTCATACGCGCCAAAACGCAGCATATGCGGCGTGGTCTGCTGGCAATCCATCAGGGTGAAGCCGTGCTGCTCCAGCAGCCGGACGAGACAGACCAGCCCGGCCTTGGAGGCGTCGCTGGCTGTGTGGAACATGGACTCGCCGTAGAACACCCGCCCCAGTGAGACGCCGTACAGGCCGCCCACGAGCTTGCCGGAGCCGTTCCACACCTCCACCGAGTGCACGAGTCCGGCGTCGTAGAGTGCGGTGTAGGCGTCCATCATCTCCGAGGTGATCCAGGTGCCGTACTCGCCATGGCGGCAGGTGAAGGCACAGGACTCGATGACGCGGTCGAAGACCCTGTCCAGAGTCACGGCGTAGCCGCGCTGGCGCAGGGTTCTGGCCAGACGCTTGCCCACCACGAGGTTCTCCGGCTCCAGAACGCAGCGCGGGTCCGGCGACCACCAGAGGATGGGGCTGCCCTGGTGGTACCATGGAAAAATCCCCAAGGCGTAGGCCGCGGTGAGCCTGCGGGGGGAGAGGTCTCCCCCCACCGCAAGCAAGCCGTCGGGATCTGCGCCCTGGGGATCGGGAAATCCTACCCCGTCTTTGGGCAAATAGAATATGGCCACGGCAGAAACCGTGTGGCCAGGGCCGTGCGAGGGACCGTTCGGCGGCCCTTAGGACACGGTCTCCTTGGCGCGTTGCTTCTTGGATGTTGTCTTTGTCGGCTTCTTTGTCGCGCAGGAACCCGCGGTGAACTCGAAAGCCAGGTTGTC from Oceanidesulfovibrio marinus includes:
- a CDS encoding potassium channel family protein; this encodes MKLGHSSLRYSRLRGRFGIFWPVIIGSMVLCTIFILAIIFYMVVEGWAFWDSFYMTVITLSTVGFQEVQPLSVPGRIFTSALILTGVGSFAFMAGSVAQLLVEGKINEILGRRRVHKTIGKLSGHYIVCGYGRIGAIVSREITRDGHPLVVIENDPETLIKLEQQDILHVAGDATSDEVLLSAGLERASCLITALTQEASNVYVVLTARQLNPTITIISRADNEKHINRLERAGANRVVLPHTIGGVRMAQSALRPTVTSFLEIAVRGGIDLQMEELHISKDSTLVGKDLIESRIRQDYNIIIVAIQKSDGKMHFNPTPKYVIEAGDTLLAIGGQDNLTQVSEVL
- a CDS encoding acyltransferase; its protein translation is MANNVALQDFPEPPSVGRHPQRIYYLDVLRVLSIFGVIAMHAVDISRTDLSDMRTWWIGHALITFSYFGVPVLVMISGAILLSPEKRLDVIPFYKKRLPKIVIPLIAWSFIYYIRDVLDGVTFWLPTFFKRLLTGSWAGHLWFLYMMICIYFMTPFIRKMFVGDGKNEDMRLAKTFLILYFLYNAFLFFVEMAYQSHPSYYMREALFSFYMFYFVLGYYIRRSDIPKSIGLMLSPPLFFIGGILTFWSYYQYSIVLRSRWPAFFDFGTPFVMLMAFAIFLFFKSLTYRDSRFMRAVIYVSKMSYGIYLCHMLVLDVFSGQLLPIFDGTLLPPFSIRSFEPLLSGPLLIVVTFAISLLITMGLHRVRWLRWLVP
- the uvrB gene encoding excinuclease ABC subunit UvrB, which translates into the protein MSDRFKLVSEFTPKGDQPTAIEALAENLEQGVRDQVLLGATGTGKTFTMASVIERLNRPALILAPNKTLAAQLYNEFRALFPKNAVEYFVSYYDYYQPEAYVPQSDTYIEKDSSINDEIDKLRHAATHALLTRRDVVIVASVSCIYGLGSPEYYSKMVIPVEVGQTLSMKALMNRLVEVQYTRNDLDFHRGTFRVRGDVLEVIPAYHHERALRLEFFGDEIEAMYEVDPLTGEVGESVSKTVIYPASHYVSDRDNLTRAMEDIREELGERLRAFQEENKLVEAQRLEQRTMLDLEMIEEMGYCNGIENYSRHLDGRTQGEPPSCLLDYFPDDFLLFIDESHIAVSQVGAMYKGDISRKSTLVEYGFRLPSALDNRPLHFDEFLERINQTIYVSATPANWEIERSQGIVVEQIIRPTGLLDPMVEVRPTKGQVDDLMAEIKARAESDERVLVTTLTKRMAEDLTEYCNNLGVPARYLHSDIDTLERVAIIQALRAGEFTALVGINLLREGLDIPEVSLVAILDADKEGFLRSTRSLIQTFGRAARNVGGRVILYADAMTPSMRNAIEETERRREKQLAYNEEHGITPETVKKELSNILESIYAGSKDKTKRDRRREVVLAEEGADYSMNPAAASREIKKLERAMREAAKDLEFERAAELRDRIRAIRETFLAPQED
- the aat gene encoding leucyl/phenylalanyl-tRNA--protein transferase, which gives rise to MAIFYLPKDGVGFPDPQGADPDGLLAVGGDLSPRRLTAAYALGIFPWYHQGSPILWWSPDPRCVLEPENLVVGKRLARTLRQRGYAVTLDRVFDRVIESCAFTCRHGEYGTWITSEMMDAYTALYDAGLVHSVEVWNGSGKLVGGLYGVSLGRVFYGESMFHTASDASKAGLVCLVRLLEQHGFTLMDCQQTTPHMLRFGAYEIPRAEFNRRLSTAVREETLRGSWSHWLLDPENPPRS